A genomic window from Sphingobacterium sp. BN32 includes:
- a CDS encoding ferritin-like domain-containing protein has translation MSKKTNQNGEKMPNAHLHELMVDELKDIYNAERQLLAGLKKLISTAEGEELKKAFKEHLEETEGQIDKLKQVFQLLDLPARGKKCKAMEGLLNEADEIMSEFEGSEALDAALVAAAQKVEHYEIATYGSLATYAKLMQHDDVAAIFAEILEQEKNADEKLTQVAMSKANKK, from the coding sequence ATGAGTAAGAAAACGAATCAAAATGGTGAAAAAATGCCTAATGCGCATTTACATGAGTTGATGGTCGACGAATTGAAAGACATTTACAATGCCGAAAGACAACTGCTGGCAGGTTTAAAGAAATTGATTTCTACAGCGGAAGGAGAAGAGTTGAAAAAAGCTTTTAAAGAACATTTAGAAGAGACCGAAGGTCAAATCGACAAGCTCAAGCAAGTGTTTCAGCTACTCGATCTTCCGGCACGTGGTAAGAAATGTAAGGCCATGGAGGGATTATTGAATGAAGCGGATGAAATTATGAGTGAGTTTGAAGGAAGTGAAGCGTTAGACGCGGCATTGGTCGCAGCAGCACAAAAAGTTGAACACTACGAGATTGCCACGTACGGATCACTCGCCACCTACGCAAAACTAATGCAACATGATGACGTAGCGGCGATTTTTGCCGAGATTCTTGAACAAGAAAAAAATGCTGACGAAAAACTAACCCAAGTCGCCATGTCCAAAGCAAACAAAAAATAG
- a CDS encoding RNA polymerase sigma factor — MKTTLNTTILENSPILKRLANNFTNDPFEKEDLVQETFIRSLKSLEKFVNHPKLVSWLYVIMKNIYLNKYRREAIHRIAEKEITYTQSANNRIKNKAESDFVVKDVQDALHTLSEENYKIISMYLEGYKYYEIADHMNIKEGTIKTRIHTIRKVLKRKLRVYSV, encoded by the coding sequence ATGAAAACGACCTTAAACACCACTATCTTGGAAAACTCGCCGATACTGAAACGGCTAGCTAACAATTTCACCAATGATCCCTTCGAAAAAGAAGATCTAGTGCAGGAAACGTTTATTCGTTCGCTAAAGTCATTAGAAAAATTTGTTAATCACCCAAAGCTAGTTTCTTGGCTTTATGTGATAATGAAAAACATCTATCTCAACAAATACCGTCGCGAAGCCATCCACCGTATTGCTGAAAAGGAAATTACCTACACCCAATCAGCCAATAACAGAATAAAAAACAAAGCAGAATCGGACTTCGTCGTTAAGGATGTACAAGACGCTTTACATACCCTGTCTGAAGAGAATTATAAGATTATCAGCATGTACCTCGAAGGCTACAAATACTACGAAATCGCCGACCATATGAATATCAAAGAAGGCACCATCAAAACGAGAATCCATACGATTAGAAAAGTTCTGAAGCGAAAGTTGCGGGTGTATTCGGTTTAG
- a CDS encoding ATP-binding protein, which yields MLPLEENNLNSDFNMKQYSLFDEESQKTMLNIDLFFKDGPFAYVFLDKFFQVFRVNDRFLKLFGQQHLQILGRHIFEFLDGEDALKLKAVFENRDSLYDPLILSLNFIQKDNSFLPVDTYVKKFTNQFDEDQYCLLMFDRGFYPDPNWIEGKKELYKTIIETQEQERIRIGQQLHDSVAQILYAIRLNLQHIASENDALANEIAPIKKMLNDAIFQVRNISVDLVPSVLHDFGLKAAILSMCERVSTSDFQVKCYICEDQEGLDKDFLLVVYRVIQELLNNTMKHSSASQVIVKTRCDTEQVNIEVTDNGVGFQSKLEESLRNGIGLQSIKSRVERYQGTLEIRDLEQGTQVKVTLKIK from the coding sequence ATGCTACCGCTGGAGGAAAACAATTTGAACAGTGATTTCAATATGAAGCAATACTCGCTCTTTGATGAGGAGTCGCAAAAAACAATGTTGAATATTGATCTATTCTTTAAAGATGGGCCTTTCGCCTATGTCTTTCTGGATAAGTTTTTTCAGGTTTTTCGCGTCAATGATCGTTTTCTAAAGCTCTTTGGTCAACAGCATCTGCAAATCCTGGGGCGTCATATTTTTGAGTTCTTGGATGGCGAAGATGCGCTAAAACTCAAAGCTGTATTTGAGAACCGAGATTCTTTATACGATCCGCTTATCCTTTCTTTAAATTTTATACAGAAGGATAATAGCTTTTTGCCTGTGGATACCTATGTCAAGAAGTTTACGAATCAGTTCGATGAGGACCAGTACTGTTTGCTGATGTTCGATCGAGGTTTTTATCCGGACCCGAATTGGATCGAGGGGAAGAAAGAGCTATACAAAACCATCATTGAGACACAAGAGCAGGAGCGTATTCGCATCGGGCAGCAATTACATGATAGTGTCGCACAAATACTCTACGCCATACGTCTAAACCTACAGCATATTGCTTCGGAGAACGACGCGCTGGCGAATGAGATCGCTCCGATAAAAAAGATGTTGAACGATGCCATCTTTCAGGTCCGTAATATCTCTGTAGATCTTGTGCCATCGGTTCTTCATGATTTCGGCCTCAAAGCCGCCATACTATCGATGTGCGAGCGGGTTTCTACTTCCGATTTCCAAGTGAAATGCTATATCTGTGAAGATCAAGAGGGGTTAGACAAAGATTTTTTGCTGGTCGTTTACCGCGTCATTCAAGAACTCTTGAACAATACAATGAAACATTCCTCCGCTAGTCAGGTTATTGTTAAGACAAGGTGTGATACGGAACAAGTCAATATTGAAGTTACCGACAATGGGGTTGGGTTTCAATCCAAGTTGGAAGAAAGTTTAAGAAATGGTATTGGTTTGCAAAGCATTAAAAGCCGGGTAGAGCGGTATCAAGGTACGCTAGAAATTCGGGATCTTGAACAAGGAACCCAGGTGAAAGTGACATTAAAAATTAAATAG
- a CDS encoding response regulator transcription factor, with amino-acid sequence MAEVKILLAEDHLVVRNGIKLLLDSQQDFQVIGDVNNGREVLNLLAAGLTVDVIITDIGMEDIDGLQLIREVSERYPQIKVLVLTMLDCDQHVAKAFEYGAKGYLIKNVGSEEMVFAIQHVMRGGRYLCEELSMGFIEKAIVRNNNQPVNLDPSELDLTSRELEVLELLGEGYTNLEISKKLFLSKRTVEGHRQNLIDKTKSKNTPALIKFAVQNGLIH; translated from the coding sequence ATGGCAGAGGTGAAGATATTATTAGCGGAAGATCATTTGGTCGTTAGAAACGGGATCAAGTTATTACTCGACTCGCAACAAGACTTCCAGGTTATCGGCGACGTCAATAATGGGAGAGAGGTTTTAAATTTACTGGCCGCTGGATTAACAGTTGATGTCATCATAACAGATATCGGTATGGAAGATATCGACGGGCTGCAATTGATTCGGGAGGTTAGCGAGCGCTATCCTCAGATAAAAGTGCTTGTTTTGACCATGTTAGATTGTGATCAACATGTGGCTAAAGCATTTGAATATGGCGCTAAGGGCTATCTGATCAAGAACGTTGGTTCGGAAGAAATGGTGTTTGCTATTCAGCATGTGATGCGGGGTGGTCGATACTTATGCGAGGAGCTGTCTATGGGTTTTATTGAGAAAGCCATCGTTCGAAACAACAATCAGCCGGTCAATTTAGACCCTAGCGAGCTTGATTTGACTTCCAGAGAGCTGGAAGTGTTAGAGCTTTTAGGTGAGGGTTATACTAATTTAGAAATCTCGAAGAAGCTATTCCTGAGCAAAAGAACGGTTGAAGGGCATAGACAGAATTTGATCGATAAGACGAAGTCGAAAAATACGCCAGCTTTGATCAAGTTTGCCGTGCAGAACGGTTTGATTCACTAA
- the ligD gene encoding DNA ligase D, translating to MADLKKYQEKRDFSVTSEPEGRTKSSKTKAKRLTFVVQRHHASRLHYDFRLELDGVLKSWAVPKGPSLNPKDKRLAVQVEDHPVSYASFEGSIPKGNYGAGTVSIFDEGTYDFVESKNAKTFLDDLEKGSIKFHLHGKRLKGEFALVRMHTGEGNNWLLIKHKDEYATDKSYDAEKLIDKQIVEQGKAFKKESSSAGKTQAKPAAAKTKPATHKPKPMLAKLAADLPDGDEWLYEKKFDGFRSIAVCSAGKTKLLSRNSNSLDNKFPSLVKELNKIKRDCVLDGEIVIEDKSRQAHFQLLQSGEPIPRNLELHYYVFDILELDDIDLRAYDLLERKEILALLLKKANLSNILFVDSLNTDREQSIQEAESQRWEGLIAKRKDSSYLEDKRSSSWLKYKLRNTQETVICGFTEPQSSRVGFGALVLGAYDRGKLKYIGNCGTGFNDALLKDLHKEFSRLRTDTKPFDKTVKVANERLVTWLEPTLVCDVYYSEWTKDKHLRHPVFKGLRTDKAAEDTKLEIVEAKEMEKERIIKFGRKEVKLSNQDKIYWPDEGIRKGDMIAYYEEMGDYILPYVKDRPISMNRFPNGIKGKSFFQKDVEPDQLPSWIKIAPMYSKSNNSTIDYLLCNDLASLLFIANLGSIEINPWLSTYKKPDKPKFAVLDLDPNGADFDELKAVARTSKQVFDKAGVPAFIKTSGSTGFHIFLHVNERYDYEVVRDFIQFVAQLVQDQHPDTTSLVRDPKKREGMIYLDFLQNRQGQTIAAPYSLRPKPMATVSTPISWEELEEDIQIADFTIDTVPERVKAIADPWADLMNSKVDIKKALSNF from the coding sequence ATGGCAGATTTAAAGAAATATCAAGAAAAGCGCGACTTTTCGGTTACCAGCGAACCGGAAGGGCGGACAAAAAGTTCGAAAACTAAAGCAAAGCGATTGACCTTTGTTGTGCAAAGGCATCATGCAAGCCGTTTACATTATGATTTCCGTTTGGAGTTAGACGGTGTTCTAAAAAGCTGGGCTGTGCCGAAAGGACCTTCTTTAAATCCGAAAGACAAGCGCCTTGCCGTTCAAGTTGAGGATCATCCCGTTAGCTATGCAAGTTTTGAGGGAAGTATCCCCAAGGGCAACTATGGCGCCGGTACGGTTTCTATATTCGACGAGGGTACCTATGATTTTGTCGAGAGTAAAAATGCGAAAACTTTCTTGGATGACCTGGAAAAGGGTTCTATCAAATTTCATCTTCATGGCAAACGACTGAAGGGCGAATTTGCATTGGTGCGTATGCATACCGGTGAAGGCAACAATTGGTTGTTGATTAAGCATAAGGATGAATATGCAACCGATAAATCCTATGATGCGGAAAAGCTGATCGATAAGCAGATTGTAGAGCAAGGCAAAGCTTTTAAAAAGGAAAGCAGTTCGGCAGGAAAAACGCAGGCTAAGCCCGCTGCTGCCAAGACAAAGCCTGCTACACATAAGCCTAAGCCGATGCTGGCAAAACTAGCAGCCGACTTGCCCGATGGCGACGAATGGCTATATGAGAAAAAGTTCGACGGTTTCCGATCGATCGCTGTTTGCTCGGCAGGCAAGACAAAATTGCTTTCCCGAAATTCTAACAGCTTGGATAACAAATTTCCCAGCCTTGTCAAGGAGTTGAATAAAATAAAGCGGGATTGCGTATTGGATGGGGAAATCGTGATTGAAGATAAAAGTAGGCAGGCGCACTTTCAGTTATTGCAGTCGGGAGAACCCATACCTAGAAATTTAGAACTTCATTATTACGTTTTCGACATATTGGAGTTAGATGATATCGATCTTCGAGCTTACGACTTACTGGAAAGAAAGGAGATTTTAGCGCTGTTGCTTAAGAAGGCTAACCTTTCGAATATCCTATTCGTAGATAGTCTGAACACGGACAGGGAGCAGAGCATACAGGAGGCGGAATCGCAGCGTTGGGAAGGGCTGATAGCCAAACGTAAAGACAGTAGCTATCTGGAAGATAAGCGCAGCAGTTCCTGGTTGAAATACAAGTTAAGAAACACGCAAGAAACGGTGATCTGTGGTTTTACGGAGCCGCAGAGTTCGCGAGTAGGATTTGGAGCCTTGGTTTTAGGAGCTTATGATCGTGGAAAGTTAAAGTATATCGGCAATTGCGGAACAGGATTTAACGATGCTTTGCTTAAAGATTTACATAAAGAGTTTTCCAGGCTTAGGACCGACACAAAACCCTTTGACAAGACGGTGAAGGTGGCGAATGAACGATTGGTGACCTGGTTGGAGCCAACTTTAGTTTGCGATGTTTACTATTCGGAATGGACAAAGGATAAGCATTTAAGACATCCGGTATTCAAAGGTTTGCGAACAGATAAGGCGGCGGAAGACACGAAACTGGAAATTGTTGAAGCAAAAGAGATGGAAAAGGAACGTATCATAAAGTTCGGTAGGAAGGAAGTGAAGCTGAGCAATCAGGATAAGATATATTGGCCGGATGAGGGCATTCGAAAAGGGGATATGATTGCCTATTATGAAGAAATGGGCGACTATATACTTCCTTATGTTAAAGATAGGCCGATCTCGATGAATCGTTTTCCGAATGGGATCAAAGGCAAGAGCTTTTTTCAGAAAGATGTGGAGCCCGATCAGCTTCCTTCCTGGATTAAGATAGCGCCCATGTACTCGAAAAGCAATAACAGCACGATAGATTATTTGCTGTGCAATGATTTGGCGAGCTTACTCTTTATCGCTAATCTCGGTTCTATTGAAATCAATCCTTGGTTATCGACGTATAAGAAGCCCGATAAGCCCAAGTTTGCGGTGTTGGACTTAGATCCTAACGGCGCGGACTTCGACGAACTGAAGGCTGTCGCGAGAACTTCTAAGCAGGTGTTTGACAAAGCGGGAGTCCCGGCATTTATAAAAACCTCTGGTTCGACGGGTTTCCATATTTTCCTGCATGTCAACGAGCGCTATGATTATGAAGTCGTTCGCGATTTCATCCAATTTGTCGCGCAGCTTGTCCAAGATCAGCATCCCGATACGACCAGTTTGGTTCGCGATCCGAAGAAACGAGAAGGGATGATTTACCTGGACTTCTTGCAAAATCGACAGGGTCAAACTATTGCGGCGCCATATTCATTACGTCCGAAGCCGATGGCGACGGTAAGTACACCGATTTCTTGGGAAGAGCTGGAGGAGGATATACAAATTGCCGACTTTACTATCGATACAGTGCCCGAGCGGGTAAAAGCTATTGCTGACCCTTGGGCAGATCTGATGAACAGTAAAGTCGACATTAAAAAAGCACTCAGCAATTTTTAA
- a CDS encoding Ku protein, which produces MRAIWTGAIGFGLVNIPIKIYSATQSSSLDLDMLDRKDQANIKYKRVNEKTGKEVAWENIVKGYLLKDKYVVLEDADFEDAMPEKNKMINLQSFVKIQEVDSVYFDTPYYLEPQKSGEKAYQLLLKALEKGKTAGLGTFVMRNVENLAIIKPSNNILVLNKLRFEEEIRSTEDLKDSGSVKIKKEEMDMAMQLIKANSRPFDISAYKNEYSKELLKIIQQKSKGKRATIRKINVENTKASDLLEKLKASLA; this is translated from the coding sequence ATGAGAGCAATTTGGACAGGAGCAATCGGCTTCGGCCTGGTGAATATTCCGATTAAAATTTATAGTGCAACACAATCCAGCAGCTTGGATCTAGATATGTTGGATCGAAAGGATCAAGCAAATATCAAATACAAGCGTGTCAATGAGAAAACCGGAAAAGAAGTCGCTTGGGAAAATATTGTTAAAGGCTACCTGCTTAAAGACAAGTATGTGGTGCTGGAAGATGCAGATTTCGAGGATGCCATGCCCGAAAAAAACAAAATGATCAACCTACAGTCCTTCGTTAAGATTCAGGAAGTAGACTCGGTTTATTTTGATACACCCTACTACCTGGAGCCACAAAAATCTGGAGAAAAGGCCTATCAACTGTTGCTAAAAGCACTGGAGAAAGGCAAAACGGCAGGCCTGGGAACCTTCGTGATGCGCAATGTAGAAAACCTGGCCATCATCAAACCTTCAAACAATATTCTGGTGCTCAACAAACTTCGTTTTGAAGAAGAAATTCGCAGCACGGAAGATTTGAAAGATAGCGGGTCGGTAAAGATTAAAAAAGAAGAGATGGATATGGCGATGCAACTGATCAAAGCCAATAGCAGACCCTTCGACATCTCTGCTTACAAAAACGAATATAGCAAGGAATTGCTGAAGATTATACAACAGAAAAGCAAAGGAAAGCGGGCGACCATCCGAAAGATCAATGTCGAAAACACCAAAGCATCCGATCTACTGGAAAAACTCAAAGCCAGCCTTGCTTAA
- a CDS encoding CinA family protein, with the protein MVRIDHQLLNKVAAELVKRRWTLATVESMTAGFLSSIWSLQVDAGDILKGSIVCFEESVKTQLLRVPQYLIDTYTAESMEVTKALIPGLKKRMPADVHIALTGVAYEGTRKHPTAEVGDVFIAIDIHGILVSRVYSLPSRNAADTYVKAFNASLSLLDEFLAIV; encoded by the coding sequence ATGGTACGTATAGATCATCAGTTATTGAATAAAGTAGCGGCTGAATTAGTGAAAAGACGCTGGACGTTGGCAACGGTGGAGAGTATGACGGCAGGTTTTTTATCGAGTATTTGGAGCCTGCAGGTCGATGCGGGCGATATTTTGAAGGGCAGTATCGTATGTTTCGAAGAATCTGTGAAGACACAGCTGCTGCGGGTACCGCAGTACTTGATCGATACCTATACCGCCGAGTCTATGGAAGTTACTAAGGCTTTGATTCCTGGTTTAAAGAAGCGTATGCCTGCAGATGTGCATATCGCTTTGACCGGAGTTGCGTATGAGGGAACAAGAAAGCATCCGACAGCTGAGGTAGGTGATGTTTTTATCGCAATTGATATTCATGGAATTCTTGTTTCGCGAGTCTATTCTCTGCCTTCCCGGAACGCTGCGGATACTTATGTAAAAGCGTTTAACGCATCATTATCTTTATTGGATGAGTTTCTTGCGATTGTCTAG
- a CDS encoding SDR family oxidoreductase, whose product METTKEGNPKDLYPSPPFKKQTQEPPGETKKMDPRPDHGEQSYEGSGLLTGKVAIITGADSGIGKAVAIAMAREGADIMICYKDDIEDEDAKDTESYVKQAGREAILFKGDIRSEETCKKIIDIAVERYKKIDILINNAAYQMSYKNLQEITAEEWNKTFEVNLSAMFYLTKYAQKHIREGGSIINTTSVNAYDPNPTLLPYAASKAAIQNFTSNLAQKFLEEGNGIRVNAVAPGPVWTPLIPSTIPDHEHFGDNTPIGRPGQPAEIAPVYVFLASAAASYVSGATIPATGGRITI is encoded by the coding sequence ATGGAAACAACAAAAGAAGGAAATCCTAAAGATTTATACCCAAGTCCGCCGTTTAAAAAACAGACACAAGAACCTCCTGGCGAAACGAAGAAGATGGATCCTAGACCGGACCATGGCGAACAGAGCTACGAAGGGTCAGGACTTTTGACAGGCAAGGTTGCTATCATTACGGGTGCTGACTCGGGAATTGGCAAAGCCGTTGCCATTGCTATGGCCAGAGAAGGCGCCGATATCATGATCTGCTATAAAGATGATATCGAAGATGAGGATGCAAAAGATACGGAAAGCTACGTGAAGCAGGCCGGTAGAGAGGCCATTCTATTCAAAGGTGACATCCGTTCGGAAGAAACCTGCAAGAAGATCATTGATATCGCTGTTGAACGCTATAAAAAAATCGATATCCTAATAAATAACGCAGCTTATCAAATGAGTTATAAGAACCTGCAAGAGATTACGGCAGAAGAATGGAACAAGACCTTTGAGGTTAACCTAAGTGCCATGTTTTACCTAACGAAATACGCGCAGAAACATATCCGCGAAGGAGGAAGTATTATCAACACCACCTCCGTCAATGCATATGACCCGAATCCTACCCTACTGCCCTATGCCGCCAGCAAAGCTGCTATCCAGAACTTTACGTCCAATCTTGCACAGAAGTTTTTAGAAGAAGGCAACGGAATCCGAGTCAACGCAGTAGCCCCAGGCCCCGTGTGGACACCACTGATACCGAGCACAATTCCAGACCATGAGCATTTTGGCGACAATACGCCGATCGGACGACCCGGACAGCCGGCGGAAATTGCGCCAGTCTATGTCTTCTTGGCGTCCGCTGCTGCATCCTATGTATCGGGTGCCACCATACCGGCTACTGGTGGTAGGATTACGATCTAG